Part of the Rhodobacteraceae bacterium M385 genome is shown below.
GGATATTCAAAGATGACGCGGGCAAAATGAATCGCTCGCTCATTGATGTGGGCGGCGGGGCGCTGGTTGTCAGCCAGTTCACGCTGGCCGCCGATACCTCCCGTGGGAACCGCCCCGGATTTTCCGCCGCCGCCGCCCCGCAGGTCGGAGAGGCACTGTATCTGCACGCCGCCGAGTGTTTCCGCAGCCTCGGAATTGCCACGGAAACCGGCGTTTTCGGCGCGGATATGGAC
Proteins encoded:
- the dtd gene encoding D-tyrosyl-tRNA(Tyr) deacylase, which gives rise to MRALLQRVHEARVEVDGAVVGQTGPGLLILLCAMEGDTQADAEKLVTKISKVRIFKDDAGKMNRSLIDVGGGALVVSQFTLAADTSRGNRPGFSAAAAPQVGEALYLHAAECFRSLGIATETGVFGADMDVHLINDGPVTIWLDTAA